CGCAGGTGAGAGCCGCCACGGCGATGACGCCTGCGGCAGCGATGAGTCCGGCGATCAGGCCGAAGACCCGCTCGTCGTTCGGGCCGCGGCGGATGACCCGCCAACGCAACGAGATGAAGTCGATACGATGTCTCATCGCAGCCACCCGATGTCGCGATTCGGAGGAGCACCGACGAGGCGTATGAACGTCTCGGCGAGAGTGCCCTCGGCAGACACCTCGTCGATCGTGCCCTCAGCGAGGACACGCCCGTCGTTCATCACGGCGACCCGCTCGCAGCTGCGCTCGATCACGTCCATAATGTGGCTAGACAGCAACACCGTCCCTCCACCGTCGACGTACTGGCCGAGCAGCGTTTCCATCGCCAGGGCGGACACCGGATCGATGGCTTCGAATGGCTCATCCAGCACCAGGACGCGAGGCCGATGCATCATGGCGACCGCCAGTCCGATCTTCTTGCGCATGCCCGTCGAGTAGTCGACGATCAATGTCGAAGGCGACCTGTCGAGCTCAAGGATCTCAAGAAGGTCCACAGCACGTTCGCGCGCCTCGCTCCCGATGCCGCGCAACCGGGCGGTGTATTCCAGGAGTTCGCTGCCGGTGAGCCGTTCGGGAAGGGAGAATCCTTCCAGCATGAGCCCCATGACCTCCAGTGCCTGCTCTCGACTCCGGCGGATATCGAACCCGGCGATCTCCACGCTCCCGGCGTCGGGGGCGAGGATGCCGGCGATCATCGACAGGAGCGTCGATTTCCCTGCACCGTTCGGCCCCACAAGGCCAAAGAACATGCCTTCCGGCACGCATAGGTCGACCGCATCGACGGCAACGCGATCACCGAAACGGATGCTCAAGCCCGACAAACGCACTGCTGGTGAGGGCATCGTACTCATGTTTCTTGTTCCTCCGATGACGTCAGGTAAACGGGAACGGCGTCCACAAGCGTGATGTTGCTTCGTATGCCGTATGCCGTATGCCGTATGCCGCGTTCGGTTCAGGCGCGCACGTACTCGGCGAAGATCACGCCCGACTCGAACGCCTCCGTGCGGATTGGGTTCCATGTCGTCGGTGAGTAGCCGGCAGACCCGAGCAGGTGGATGCCCGCGCCGAGCAGAACAGGGTTGATCTTCAGCGCCAGCCGGTCGATCTCCTCGATGAGCGTTGCGGCGAGCGCACCGCCGCCGCACAACCAGATGCCCAGCCCGTCCTCCTGTTTGAGTGCACGCACGGCCGCTGTCGGATCGGCCGTGGTGAACTCAACGGCGTCACTTCCTTCCGGTCGCTGTGACGGCGTGCTCGTGAAGACGATCTGCCGCAGGTGCTGATACGGGTTTGGCAAGTGCGGTAGTCCAGCGGCGTAAGTGTTTTTCCCCATGAGGACCGTGTCGAACGGCCCATCAGCGACCGAAAGTCCGGCCGCCTCGGCCAGTTGCGTCGGAGCCGTGCCGCGATAGCGGGACCAGATCGGCCCCATGTGATCGCCGGCAGCAAGAAAGGTGTCGAACTCACCGCCGGGTCCGGCGATGTATCCGTCCAGGCTGACGGCGACGTAATAGGTCAGTTCTCGCATCATTCTCCAATCACAGCATCTGCAGTGGTTGTGAGACTACATCATCTGCAGTGGTTGCGCTAGTCTCTCCTCATGGCCAAGAACGACACACGCCGAAACGCGCTCGCGGATGCAGGCATCACCGTACTCGCACGCGAAGGATCCCGCGGATTGACCCACCGCGCCATCGACCAGGAAGCGGGCGTCCCCACCGGGACGACGACGAACTACTTCCGGAGCAGGGAAGCGCTCCTCGCGGGCCTGTTCGAGAGGATCGGAACTCGCCTCGCCCCCACGCCGGATGATTTGGCCAAGCGCGCCGAACAACCACGCGGGCGAGCTCTGTTTGCCGACTACATGCGCGACATCGTGCGACGCCTGACCGCCGAACCCGACATCGCTCGCGCCCTGTTCGAACTACGACTCGACTCCGCACGGCGACCCGACCTCTCCGCCGTCCTCACGCCGTGGCTTCGCACGAACTTCGAGGCGGATATCGCGTTCAACCAGTCGATGGGGCTGCCCGGCGGACGCAGGGAGATCGCGCTCTTTCACTACGCGATCGACGGCCTGCTCTTCGACCTGCTGACCACCCCGATCGCCCCGGACATCTCGAGCGATGACGTCATCGATGATCTTGTGACCGGACTGCTCCCCGACGAATGAGTACCTGACTGTTTCCCCGACCCGGCGCGATTCCGAGCCCTTCGTCCGCACCCTCAGACATATCTGTTCAGCTCCGAGTCTCAGGATTGCTCATACCGTGGGCCCAGCTTGTCGATGTGAATCGGCCCAGGTTCTCTGCCGCTACTTTGCGGGTTCGGGCTCCCGGGTGAGGGCCTCGTTGTGCAGCGTCTCGAACTCTATCGGGGTGAGCATCCCGAGGGAGCCGTGGACGCGGCGGTTGTTGTACCAGTCGACCCAGCCGGCGGTCGCGAACTCGACGTCCGCGAGGGTCCGGTAGGGGCCGGCGTGGAAGACGGTGGTGCGGATGCACTCGGTCTTGTAGAGCCCGTTGATCGTCTCCATCAGCGCGTTGTCCAAGGCGTCGCCGACGGTCCCGATCGACGGGGCAATGCCCTCGAGGGCGAGATGCTCGGTCAGTCGAATGGCGGTGTACTGAGTCCCAGCGTCGCTGTGATGGATCAAGTTTCATGGTGAGACCGGGTTTCCTTCCCTCTCGCGGTGCCACAGCGCGATGCGCAGCGGGGTCATGACCAGGTCGGTCTGCTTCGAGGTGGAGGCGTGCCAGCCCACGATTCGCTGGGCGAAGACGTCGACGACGAACGCGACGTAGACGAACCCCGCCCAGGTGCGGACGTAGGTGAAGTCGGTGACCCAGACCCGGTTCGGAGCAGGGGTGGTGAAGTCACGATTCAGCAGGTCACCGGCCCGTTTCCGGGTCTGCTGAACGGATAGGTGCCACCTGATCTGTGGTGCCTGAGGGTGCTGCTGGAAGGATGTTCTCATGCCCAAGCCCTATCCCCGCGAGTTCCGTGACGACGTGGTGCGCGTCGCTCTGGGCCGCGATACCGGTGTGCCGTTGCGTCAGATCGCGGCGGACTTCGGAATCTCCGAGACGTGCCTGCAGAACTGGGTCCGTCAGGCCGATGTCGAAGCCGGCACCAAACCCGGGACGACGAAGGCCGAGGCCGATGAGGCGCGGGAGCTGCGCAAGCGGGTCCGGCTGCTGGAGCAGGAGAATGAGGTGCTCCGTCGTGCGGCGGCGTATTTCGCGCAGGCGCATCTCCCGGGAAAATGACGTACCCGCTCGTGAAGGAGCTCGCCGCCGATGGGATTCCCGTCGCGGTGACGTGCCGGGTCCTCAAGCTCGCCCGCCAGCCCTACTACCGCTGGCTCCAGCAGCCGATCACCGATGCGGAGCTGACGGAGGCGTATCGCGCGAACGCGCTGTTCGACGCACACCGCGACGACCCGGAGTTCGGGCACCGGCTGCTGGCCGACGAGGCCCGCGAAGCGGGTGAGGTCATGTCGGACCGGACCGCATGGAAGATCGCGTCCCAGAACGGTTGGTGGTCAGCGTTAGCCAAGCG
The Gulosibacter sediminis genome window above contains:
- a CDS encoding ABC transporter ATP-binding protein encodes the protein MSTMPSPAVRLSGLSIRFGDRVAVDAVDLCVPEGMFFGLVGPNGAGKSTLLSMIAGILAPDAGSVEIAGFDIRRSREQALEVMGLMLEGFSLPERLTGSELLEYTARLRGIGSEARERAVDLLEILELDRSPSTLIVDYSTGMRKKIGLAVAMMHRPRVLVLDEPFEAIDPVSALAMETLLGQYVDGGGTVLLSSHIMDVIERSCERVAVMNDGRVLAEGTIDEVSAEGTLAETFIRLVGAPPNRDIGWLR
- a CDS encoding dihydrofolate reductase family protein, which gives rise to MRELTYYVAVSLDGYIAGPGGEFDTFLAAGDHMGPIWSRYRGTAPTQLAEAAGLSVADGPFDTVLMGKNTYAAGLPHLPNPYQHLRQIVFTSTPSQRPEGSDAVEFTTADPTAAVRALKQEDGLGIWLCGGGALAATLIEEIDRLALKINPVLLGAGIHLLGSAGYSPTTWNPIRTEAFESGVIFAEYVRA
- a CDS encoding TetR/AcrR family transcriptional regulator, producing MAKNDTRRNALADAGITVLAREGSRGLTHRAIDQEAGVPTGTTTNYFRSREALLAGLFERIGTRLAPTPDDLAKRAEQPRGRALFADYMRDIVRRLTAEPDIARALFELRLDSARRPDLSAVLTPWLRTNFEADIAFNQSMGLPGGRREIALFHYAIDGLLFDLLTTPIAPDISSDDVIDDLVTGLLPDE
- a CDS encoding IS3 family transposase (programmed frameshift), encoding MPKPYPREFRDDVVRVALGRDTGVPLRQIAADFGISETCLQNWVRQADVEAGTKPGTTKAEADEARELRKRVRLLEQENEVLRRAAAYFAQAHLPKMTYPLVKELAADGIPVAVTCRVLKLARQPYYRWLQQPITDAELTEAYRANALFDAHRDDPEFGHRLLADEAREAGEVMSDRTAWKIASQNGWWSALAKRRARGKGKKAGPPVHDDLVQRQFEADAPNQLWLTDITEHKTAEGKLYLCAVKDAFSNKIVGYSIDSRMKSRLVVNAFRNAAALRGDVAGVIVHSDRGSQFRSRKVMRELARHRMVGSMGRVGAAGDNAAMESFFSLLQKNVLNRRSWATREQLRNAIVTWIERTYHRRRRQDRLGRLTPVEFETIMNQTLALAA